In the genome of Populus nigra chromosome 9, ddPopNigr1.1, whole genome shotgun sequence, one region contains:
- the LOC133703381 gene encoding VQ motif-containing protein 4-like — protein sequence METSARFQETRNPSPINSPHGNGSNNGVQGHTSTVTPIPISRSDTNPYPTTFVQADTSTFKQVVQMLTGSTETAKQASSKTTQDPPTTPTQTSRNYAIPPIKNMPAKRQQNSFKLYERRNNSFKNSLMINTLLPSFANSSNASPVTGFSPRNKPEILSPSLLDFPKLTLSPVTPLNEDPFNKCSPSLGNSSSEEERAIAEKGFYLHPSPISTPRDSEPQLLSLFPVTSPKVSGSSS from the coding sequence ATGGAAACCTCAGCAAGATTTCAAGAAACCAGAAACCCATCTCCAATAAACTCGCCTCATGGCAATGGAAGCAACAATGGGGTCCAAGGTCACACCTCAACAGTCACTCCAATACCCATCTCCAGATCTGACACTAACCCTTACCCAACAACCTTTGTCCAAGCAGACACTTCTACTTTCAAACAAGTTGTCCAGATGCTCACTGGCTCAACAGAGACAGCAAAACAGGCTTCCTCGAAGACAACCCAAGATCCACCAACAACACCGACTCAAACTTCAAGAAACTACGCCATCCCTCCTATCAAGAACATGCCGGCCAAGAGACAACAAAACAGCTTCAAACTTTATGAAAGAAGAAACAACAGCTTCAAAAACAGTCTCATGATCAACACTCTATTGCCTAGTTTTGCAAACAGTAGTAACGCTTCCCCAGTTACCGGGTTTTCGCCAAGAAACAAACCAGAGATCTTGTCTCCAAGCTTGCTTGACTTCCCTAAACTTACACTTAGCCCTGTAACCCCATTAAATGAAGACCCTTTTAACAAGTGCTCACCTTCTTTAGGGAATTCATCATCAGAAGAGGAGAGAGCAATAGCAGAGAAAGGTTTTTATTTGCATCCGTCGCCTATCTCTACCCCTAGAGATTCAGAGCCCCAGTTGCTGTCGCTTTTTCCTGTAACCTCACCGAAAGTCTCAGGCTCTTCTTCATGA